Proteins encoded together in one Triticum dicoccoides isolate Atlit2015 ecotype Zavitan chromosome 7B, WEW_v2.0, whole genome shotgun sequence window:
- the LOC119338929 gene encoding blue copper protein 1b-like, protein MEARVAVLVLLALVLVPEACRAERFVVGDAARWTWGYNYTDWVIRKGPFFQDDTLVFTYDPPNATTHAHSVYMMRNLADYQSCNLKAAKLVAGVTEGAGAGFEFVLKKRKMHYFVCGERQGLHCTAGQMKFIVKPKSSVCRD, encoded by the exons GTCCCGGAGGCGTGCCGGGCGGAGCGGTTCGTCGTCGGCGACGCGGCGCGGTGGACGTGGGGGTACAACTACACCGACTGGGTCATCAGGAAGGGCCCCTTCTTCCAGGACGACACCCTTG TGTTCACGTACGACCCGCCGAACGCGACGACGCACGCGCACAGCGTGTACATGATGCGGAACCTGGCCGACTACCAGTCCTGCAACCTCAAGGCGGCCAAGCTGGTGGCCGGCGTGACCGAGGGCGCCGGCGCGGGCTTCGAGTTCGTCCTCAAGAAGCGCAAGATGCACTACTTCGTCTGCGGCGAGCGCCAAGGCCTCCACTGCACCGCCGGCCAGATGAAGTTCATCGTCAAGCCCAAGAGCTCCGTCTGCCGCGACTGA